In the genome of Leptospira inadai serovar Lyme str. 10, one region contains:
- a CDS encoding alpha/beta fold hydrolase, with protein MRIGYRTLVMRICIASLTCIAGFSSCKNESGNSSGQNAAFLAGLIPGVSQQTQNGASVNGITPSSFSASDTASQINAAFAQQNDGSFTFDDSIKVTAQDGVVLTANIFKPVNPPAGVKYPAVVFVNSWALNKYEYLVPAAVLAKKGYVVLSYNTRGFGTSGGLINTAGPLDRQDLSSILDWLLANAPVDAANIGIGGISYGAGISLIGVSQEPRIKTAVAMSGWGDLKRSLYGNSTPRIVWGLLLIGSGYFLGHMDPIIAQYFQNLLSQTNIAAVTAWAQDRSPDNFIAQLNAAGKPVYMSNNFEDDLFNPNEILDYYSQLTVPKKLDLNEGIHASAEIPGILGLSNYVWSNAYDWFDYWLKGVNNGIMSKPQVSFQKKFNGDRVTFPSWPSPTVSQRTYYLKPRGFFTDGQISTTQNTSNANTGILSGADTLATSGVPIISDILAAHLDVPVTVPIGLISRINGIVYQSDTLTSTIKIRGKIFWNGIVSSSLGKANINVYFYDLDTSGIGTLITHGTATIFDAAPGETRNLSVDLNAVAYDLPAGHKIAIAMDTYDPLYSVPTLLIYALNVKHSASQQSTLVIQSE; from the coding sequence ATGAGAATTGGATATCGAACATTAGTTATGCGAATCTGCATAGCTTCCCTTACTTGTATTGCGGGTTTTTCTTCCTGCAAAAATGAGTCGGGAAATTCATCGGGACAAAATGCAGCGTTCCTGGCAGGACTGATTCCGGGCGTCTCTCAGCAGACTCAAAACGGGGCCTCCGTTAACGGAATTACACCCTCTTCGTTTAGCGCCAGTGACACTGCTTCCCAAATCAATGCGGCTTTTGCTCAACAGAACGACGGAAGTTTTACTTTCGACGATTCCATAAAAGTTACGGCACAGGATGGAGTAGTTCTCACGGCGAATATCTTTAAACCTGTGAATCCTCCCGCCGGAGTAAAATACCCTGCTGTGGTTTTTGTAAATAGTTGGGCGTTAAATAAGTACGAGTATCTTGTTCCGGCCGCAGTACTCGCCAAAAAAGGTTACGTTGTCCTCAGCTACAATACGAGAGGATTTGGAACTTCCGGAGGACTAATCAATACGGCAGGTCCCTTAGATCGCCAGGATTTAAGCTCGATTTTGGATTGGCTTTTGGCGAATGCACCCGTCGATGCGGCAAACATCGGAATCGGAGGAATCTCTTACGGTGCGGGGATTTCTCTCATCGGTGTAAGCCAGGAGCCTCGTATCAAAACCGCGGTGGCGATGAGTGGCTGGGGAGATCTAAAACGTTCCCTTTATGGAAACAGTACTCCACGTATCGTTTGGGGACTGCTACTCATAGGTTCCGGATATTTCCTTGGGCATATGGATCCGATCATTGCCCAATACTTCCAGAACCTACTCTCTCAAACGAATATTGCCGCAGTAACCGCTTGGGCTCAGGACAGATCTCCGGACAATTTCATCGCACAGCTGAATGCCGCGGGAAAACCGGTTTATATGTCCAATAATTTCGAGGATGATCTCTTTAACCCGAATGAGATTCTGGATTACTACTCTCAACTAACGGTTCCTAAGAAATTGGATCTGAACGAAGGAATTCATGCATCCGCCGAAATCCCGGGAATACTTGGATTGTCCAACTACGTTTGGAGCAATGCCTATGATTGGTTCGATTATTGGCTCAAAGGAGTCAATAACGGGATCATGAGCAAGCCTCAGGTGAGTTTCCAGAAGAAATTTAACGGGGATCGGGTCACCTTTCCTTCCTGGCCTTCGCCAACCGTGAGTCAAAGAACGTACTACTTAAAGCCGAGAGGTTTTTTTACGGACGGACAAATCTCAACGACTCAAAATACTTCGAACGCGAATACCGGAATTCTCTCCGGAGCCGATACCCTGGCGACGAGCGGAGTTCCGATCATTTCGGATATTCTAGCCGCTCATCTTGACGTACCGGTCACGGTTCCGATCGGCTTAATCAGTCGAATCAACGGTATCGTTTATCAGTCGGATACGTTGACCAGTACGATAAAAATTCGCGGTAAGATTTTTTGGAACGGAATTGTTTCTTCTTCATTAGGAAAAGCGAATATAAACGTTTATTTTTATGACCTAGACACTTCCGGAATCGGAACTTTGATTACGCATGGAACGGCGACGATCTTCGATGCGGCCCCGGGAGAAACTCGCAATTTATCGGTCGATCTAAACGCGGTAGCTTATGATTTGCCTGCAGGTCACAAAATAGCGATCGCGATGGACACGTATGATCCGCTGTATTCGGTTCCGACCTTGCTTATCTATGCTCTGAACGTAAAACATAGCGCTAGTCAACAATCGACTCTGGTGATTCAATCGGAGTGA
- a CDS encoding patatin-like phospholipase family protein, with translation MDRQTACFYHIPMAKSPTILVKKSFDALSLNSAFFGFFAHSGFVLGLKEIGFKPAKITGSSSGALIGSLIAAGIPPEEITRFILTLKKKDFWEGNLFSQFIKPFRKGLKKYSGFLSGKRIRDLLEPYIGGKNLRDFPTPIGLAVSNLTKGIRELRTEGNAIDLILASMTFPLLFEIPVIDGDEFLDGGVVDAEPIKELILDPSIKRIITHEIDNGKPSSSQPLLRAFDASVSVISSETRELKDLIARKYGKKIIRVITKTPYLHPNKMKEGRLALELGRRSAHSHKDSILSSQGTK, from the coding sequence ATGGACAGGCAAACGGCATGCTTCTACCACATTCCCATGGCCAAGTCCCCTACGATCCTCGTCAAAAAATCCTTTGATGCTTTATCCTTGAATTCGGCGTTTTTCGGTTTTTTTGCCCATTCCGGTTTTGTCCTCGGCTTAAAGGAAATCGGCTTTAAACCGGCAAAAATAACCGGATCAAGCTCGGGAGCCTTGATCGGTTCGTTAATCGCTGCAGGAATTCCACCGGAAGAAATCACCCGGTTTATCCTCACTTTAAAGAAAAAGGACTTCTGGGAGGGGAATCTATTTTCTCAATTTATAAAACCGTTTAGAAAGGGTTTGAAAAAATATTCCGGGTTTTTAAGCGGGAAGCGAATCCGGGACCTTTTGGAACCTTATATAGGGGGAAAAAACCTGAGGGACTTCCCTACTCCGATAGGCTTAGCGGTTTCGAACTTAACCAAAGGGATCCGGGAACTCAGGACGGAGGGGAATGCGATCGACCTAATTTTAGCTTCGATGACGTTTCCGTTACTATTCGAAATTCCGGTTATCGACGGAGATGAGTTTTTGGACGGAGGCGTAGTCGACGCTGAACCGATTAAAGAACTAATCTTAGATCCAAGTATAAAGCGAATTATTACTCACGAAATCGACAACGGGAAACCTAGCTCGAGTCAGCCTTTGCTTCGGGCCTTCGATGCTTCCGTCAGCGTCATCAGCAGCGAAACCCGGGAATTAAAGGACCTAATTGCCCGAAAGTACGGAAAAAAAATCATTCGAGTCATCACGAAAACACCCTATCTTCATCCGAACAAAATGAAGGAAGGTCGATTAGCTTTGGAATTAGGAAGACGATCCGCTCATTCCCATAAAGACTCTATTTTATCGAGTCAAGGAACAAAATAG
- a CDS encoding helix-turn-helix domain-containing protein, with the protein MIPLLQEIVFFGAIFCLLLGIGALLRPERTVTFKILFLLSFSVSVQFFYVYFLLKEIYFEPSFLNHLHIPFAWVLGPGMYSLFSVTVQEYTSSRSEIRFYLPGILLLLGFPFLYLISPELFTPRPIDYFAKGNPSWLDILLILAYIVNLVYYLIVVWKTRTLFRLEHLKTEAGARILLYIILGSGSITTILITSYIIRDLDLLFIATVSTIFYAVVGYLAQLSFPQIFHEIGPSVREAYRNSRLEGMDLQDLGTRLSDLMNREKLYLDEDLSLASLSIKLDVKPYQLSEYLNQHRKTNFSRFVNGYRVEEAILLLKRENGANILSVAYRSGFNSKATFNLAFKSVTGVSPRDYIRTRGQKTSKRG; encoded by the coding sequence GTGATTCCTTTACTCCAGGAAATAGTTTTCTTCGGAGCAATCTTTTGCCTACTTCTTGGAATAGGCGCCTTGCTTCGACCCGAACGAACCGTTACTTTCAAAATTCTTTTTTTACTTTCTTTCAGTGTCTCGGTGCAATTTTTCTACGTATATTTTCTTCTGAAGGAGATTTATTTCGAACCTTCGTTTTTAAATCATCTGCATATTCCTTTCGCGTGGGTTTTAGGACCCGGAATGTATAGCTTATTCTCCGTAACGGTCCAAGAATACACTTCGTCTAGATCCGAAATCCGTTTTTATCTCCCTGGCATTCTACTTTTACTAGGATTCCCTTTCCTTTACCTAATATCGCCGGAGCTATTTACGCCAAGACCGATCGATTACTTTGCAAAAGGAAATCCTAGTTGGTTGGATATCCTACTAATTCTTGCCTATATAGTTAACTTAGTATATTATTTAATTGTGGTGTGGAAAACCCGCACCTTATTTCGGCTCGAACACTTGAAAACGGAGGCGGGTGCGAGAATTTTACTGTATATTATCCTAGGGAGCGGAAGTATAACGACTATCCTTATCACATCCTATATTATCCGGGATTTGGATCTTTTATTTATCGCGACCGTTAGTACTATATTCTACGCGGTAGTCGGATACCTGGCGCAATTGAGCTTTCCTCAAATTTTCCATGAAATCGGACCATCCGTTCGCGAGGCGTACAGGAATTCTAGATTGGAAGGAATGGACCTACAGGATTTAGGGACTCGCTTATCCGATCTAATGAATCGTGAAAAACTTTATCTGGATGAGGATTTAAGCCTCGCCTCTCTCTCCATTAAATTAGATGTCAAGCCATATCAATTATCGGAATATTTAAACCAACACCGGAAAACCAATTTTTCCCGCTTTGTAAACGGATATCGTGTGGAGGAAGCCATCCTACTCTTAAAGCGGGAAAATGGAGCCAATATCCTTTCCGTCGCATATCGTTCGGGCTTTAATTCCAAAGCGACATTCAATCTTGCCTTCAAATCCGTCACAGGCGTTTCGCCTAGGGACTATATTCGAACGAGAGGACAGAAGACAAGTAAACGTGGTTAG
- the cutA gene encoding divalent-cation tolerance protein CutA, which translates to MEFRTIYITTKNEDEALEIGETLVEERLVACANIIPKIRSIYRWQGNIEKDEESVLLLKTRSDLSAKVISRVKSMHSYTVPCIVSWKIQEGNEEYLEWIRTETIK; encoded by the coding sequence ATGGAATTTCGGACGATTTATATCACCACTAAAAACGAAGATGAGGCATTGGAAATCGGAGAGACTCTCGTAGAGGAAAGACTCGTCGCATGCGCGAATATAATCCCAAAAATCAGGTCCATTTATAGATGGCAGGGAAATATAGAAAAGGACGAGGAATCCGTATTACTCTTAAAAACCCGATCAGACTTATCCGCCAAAGTGATTTCAAGAGTTAAATCGATGCATAGTTATACCGTTCCCTGCATCGTAAGTTGGAAAATACAGGAAGGAAACGAAGAGTATTTAGAATGGATTCGGACGGAAACGATAAAATAA